A section of the Bradyrhizobium oligotrophicum S58 genome encodes:
- a CDS encoding DUF2336 domain-containing protein has translation MIVRQFLSWVRTAPAGERAEATRALARAWLLSDLGDEDRGAAEGALLMLLDDPSPLVRQAMAEVFARSEEAPAAIVQALATDQPSVAAIILEHSPLLIDADLVDIVATGNSETQCAIARRAGLPAPVCAAIAEVGSAAAALELIENAYAELAPFSWDRIVERHGHLAAIREAMLVLDDLPAATRAALVDKLSETLAQFVVARNWLSIDRAGRITSEARDRSTITIAARTRGEELRGLVQHLRATSQLTAGLILRALLSGNVELFEIALSELADMPRARVSGLLNDRGRASLQGLLRKAGIPDTTFDAFRIALDVCRENGFADTLSGAAILRRKMVERVLTHCTTDRDAAEPLLILLRRFATESARDEAREFCDEVMAEDFVAGLEFGLIAA, from the coding sequence ATGATCGTTCGGCAGTTTCTCAGTTGGGTCAGAACCGCCCCCGCCGGTGAGCGGGCCGAGGCCACCAGGGCCCTCGCGCGGGCGTGGTTGTTGTCGGATCTCGGCGACGAGGATCGTGGCGCCGCCGAAGGCGCGCTCCTCATGCTGCTGGACGATCCGTCGCCGCTGGTGCGGCAGGCGATGGCGGAGGTGTTCGCGCGCTCGGAAGAGGCGCCCGCCGCCATCGTCCAGGCGCTCGCCACCGACCAGCCTTCGGTCGCCGCCATCATCCTCGAACATTCGCCGCTGCTGATCGATGCAGACCTCGTCGACATCGTCGCGACCGGCAACTCGGAAACACAATGCGCCATCGCGCGCCGCGCGGGTCTGCCGGCGCCGGTCTGTGCTGCGATCGCCGAGGTCGGCAGCGCGGCTGCCGCGCTCGAGTTGATCGAGAATGCCTATGCCGAGCTCGCGCCGTTCTCCTGGGACCGCATCGTCGAGCGTCACGGCCATCTCGCGGCCATCCGCGAAGCGATGCTGGTGCTTGACGATCTGCCAGCCGCGACGCGCGCGGCGCTGGTCGACAAGCTGTCCGAGACGCTGGCGCAGTTCGTGGTCGCCAGGAATTGGCTGAGCATCGACCGAGCAGGGCGCATCACCAGTGAGGCGCGCGACCGCTCGACCATCACAATCGCGGCGCGCACGCGCGGCGAGGAATTGCGCGGGCTGGTTCAGCATCTGCGCGCGACGTCGCAACTGACAGCCGGCCTGATTTTGCGGGCGCTGCTGTCCGGCAACGTCGAGCTGTTCGAGATCGCGCTGTCGGAGCTCGCCGACATGCCGCGGGCGCGGGTGTCCGGACTGCTCAACGATCGCGGTCGCGCGAGCCTGCAGGGGCTGCTGCGCAAGGCCGGCATTCCCGACACCACCTTCGATGCCTTCAGGATCGCGCTCGACGTCTGCCGCGAGAACGGCTTTGCCGATACGCTGAGCGGCGCAGCGATCCTGCGCCGCAAGATGGTCGAGCGCGTGCTGACGCATTGCACGACCGACCGCGATGCTGCCGAGCCGCTGCTGATTCTGCTGCGCCGCTTCGCCACCGAATCCGCGCGCGACGAGGCCCGCGAGTTCTGCGATGAGGTGATGGCGGAGGATTTCGTCGCCGGCCTGGAGTTCGGGCTGATCGCAGCGTGA
- a CDS encoding transglycosylase SLT domain-containing protein yields MSVDASNSSPTGILDSVRAKVAGAIKQAADSVGTSFEYLLSTAKMESDFNPTAGASTSSARGLYQFIDQTWLGTVKQAGADLGYGQYADAITRTSSGDYTVSDPGMRQAIMKLRDDPKASSAMAAALTQNNSFQLTGMIGRRPTDAELYMAHFMGAGGAAKLITSAQETPNASAARIFPSAAAANRPIFYDRDGQARSVSQVYAVLTTRYSGAANSSATRGALALYGGSTNVAANAAGGGALPTTDTATFLSMFPDARGATQAASATTADASTAGRPADPMFRSLFQVDGQSNQAVSPTVRELWGHSSVASAASPDGGSNDGGGSAPRRLDLFSDPNGTFSG; encoded by the coding sequence ATGTCGGTCGATGCATCCAACTCCTCGCCCACCGGGATCCTCGATAGCGTCCGGGCGAAGGTCGCCGGCGCGATCAAGCAGGCCGCCGACAGCGTCGGCACCAGCTTCGAATATCTGCTGTCGACCGCGAAGATGGAGTCGGACTTCAACCCGACCGCAGGCGCATCAACGTCATCAGCGCGCGGGCTCTACCAGTTCATCGACCAGACCTGGCTCGGCACGGTGAAGCAGGCCGGCGCCGATCTCGGCTACGGCCAGTATGCCGACGCGATCACCCGGACATCGTCCGGCGACTACACGGTCAGCGATCCCGGCATGCGCCAGGCGATCATGAAGCTGCGCGACGACCCCAAGGCGTCGTCGGCGATGGCGGCGGCGCTGACGCAGAACAACAGCTTTCAGCTCACCGGCATGATCGGCCGGCGGCCGACCGATGCCGAACTCTATATGGCGCATTTCATGGGGGCGGGCGGCGCGGCCAAGCTGATCACCAGCGCCCAGGAGACGCCGAACGCATCCGCGGCCCGGATCTTTCCCAGCGCCGCCGCCGCCAACCGTCCGATCTTTTATGATCGCGACGGACAGGCCCGCAGCGTCTCGCAGGTCTATGCGGTCCTGACCACGCGCTATTCCGGCGCGGCCAACTCCTCGGCCACGCGCGGCGCGCTTGCCCTCTATGGCGGCTCGACGAATGTCGCGGCCAATGCGGCGGGCGGCGGCGCATTGCCAACTACGGATACTGCGACCTTCTTGTCGATGTTTCCCGATGCACGTGGCGCGACGCAGGCCGCGTCCGCGACGACGGCTGACGCATCGACCGCGGGCCGGCCGGCCGATCCGATGTTCCGCTCGCTATTCCAGGTCGACGGCCAGTCGAACCAGGCGGTCTCGCCGACCGTGCGCGAATTGTGGGGCCATTCATCGGTCGCCAGCGCAGCGTCGCCGGACGGCGGGAGCAACGATGGCGGCGGCAGTGCTCCGCGTCGACTCGACCTGTTCAGCGATCCCAATGGGACGTTCTCGGGCTGA
- the hisI gene encoding phosphoribosyl-AMP cyclohydrolase, whose translation MSSSSVEREEGLAFLPKFDAAGLVTCVTTDAASGDVLMVAHMNDEALRRTVATGEAWYFSRSRNALWRKGESSGQTQRVLEMRTDCDQDAVWLRVEQLGAACHTGRHSCFYRKVERADDSGQARLVFVDAERLFDPASVYRK comes from the coding sequence GTGTCCTCATCCTCAGTCGAGCGCGAGGAAGGCCTGGCCTTCCTGCCGAAATTCGACGCCGCCGGGCTGGTCACCTGCGTGACCACCGACGCCGCCAGTGGCGACGTGCTGATGGTCGCCCACATGAACGACGAGGCGTTGCGCAGGACGGTCGCGACCGGCGAGGCCTGGTATTTCAGCCGCTCGCGCAACGCCTTGTGGCGCAAGGGTGAGAGCTCGGGTCAGACCCAGCGCGTGCTCGAGATGCGCACCGATTGCGACCAGGACGCGGTCTGGCTGCGCGTCGAGCAGCTCGGGGCAGCCTGTCACACCGGCCGCCACTCCTGCTTCTATCGCAAGGTCGAGCGGGCCGACGACAGCGGGCAGGCGCGGCTCGTCTTCGTCGACGCCGAGCGGCTGTTCGATCCCGCTTCGGTCTATCGCAAGTAG
- the folE gene encoding GTP cyclohydrolase I FolE has protein sequence MDTLIKTLRANKPESKPLDAKLTDARAAELDPAEFLAAAVRPDRARPSRAEAEAAVYTLLNYIGEDPTREGLVDTPRRVVEAYDELYQGYHQCPAEVLDRTFGETAGYDDFVLIRDIEFTSQCEHHMMPFYGRAHIAYTPVERVVGLSKLARLTDIFARRLQTQEHLTAQIAAAIDEVLKPRGVAVMIEAEHTCMSVRGVAKHGAITFTSRFTGMFRDNPAEQGRFLSMVRSPQR, from the coding sequence ATGGACACTTTGATCAAGACGTTGCGTGCGAACAAGCCCGAGAGCAAGCCGTTAGACGCCAAGCTGACTGACGCTCGCGCTGCAGAGCTCGATCCGGCTGAGTTCCTCGCCGCTGCCGTGCGGCCCGACCGCGCGCGCCCGTCGCGGGCCGAGGCCGAGGCCGCCGTCTATACGTTGCTGAATTACATCGGCGAGGATCCGACCCGCGAGGGGCTCGTCGACACGCCGCGCCGGGTCGTCGAGGCCTATGACGAGCTGTACCAGGGCTACCACCAGTGCCCGGCCGAGGTGCTCGACCGCACCTTCGGCGAGACCGCCGGCTACGACGACTTCGTGCTGATTCGCGACATCGAGTTCACGTCGCAATGCGAGCATCACATGATGCCCTTCTACGGCCGCGCGCATATCGCCTATACGCCGGTCGAGCGGGTCGTGGGCCTGTCCAAGCTCGCCCGCCTGACCGACATCTTCGCCCGCCGGCTGCAGACCCAGGAGCATCTCACCGCCCAGATCGCGGCTGCGATCGACGAGGTGCTGAAGCCGCGGGGCGTCGCGGTCATGATCGAGGCCGAGCACACCTGCATGTCGGTGCGTGGCGTCGCCAAGCACGGCGCGATCACCTTCACCAGCCGCTTTACCGGCATGTTCCGGGACAATCCGGCGGAGCAGGGACGCTTTCTGTCCATGGTGCGCTCGCCGCAACGGTAG
- a CDS encoding iron-sulfur cluster assembly scaffold protein gives MLNDIYNKRIIELAGNIPRLGRLDHPDASATAHSKLCGSTVKVDLKMDGPVVTDFAHDVKACALGQASSSIMARHVVGSSAAELRELRELVRRMLKENGAPPEGKWADIALLEPVRDYKARHASTMLTFDAVVDAIGQIEAKTKGEAAAAAQG, from the coding sequence ATGCTGAACGACATCTACAACAAGCGCATCATCGAGCTCGCCGGCAACATTCCGCGGCTCGGACGGCTCGACCATCCGGATGCGTCAGCGACCGCCCATTCCAAGCTGTGCGGCTCGACCGTGAAGGTCGACCTCAAGATGGACGGCCCGGTGGTGACCGACTTCGCCCATGACGTGAAGGCCTGCGCGCTGGGCCAGGCGTCCTCCTCGATCATGGCCCGCCACGTCGTCGGCTCCAGCGCCGCGGAACTGCGCGAGCTGCGGGAGCTGGTCCGCCGGATGCTGAAGGAGAACGGCGCCCCGCCGGAGGGCAAATGGGCCGACATCGCCCTGCTCGAGCCTGTCAGGGATTACAAGGCCCGGCATGCGTCGACGATGCTGACCTTTGATGCCGTGGTGGACGCGATCGGCCAGATCGAGGCCAAGACCAAGGGCGAGGCAGCTGCCGCGGCGCAGGGCTGA
- a CDS encoding COG3904 family protein, whose protein sequence is MGVRLLRSRELRWMLLGVAALGAVLGGTITTLSNTARAGGALEERKLPMRFSWVACEPNCGWVSAVGIVTGDSPKDFEDFARDRDLAGTTLVLDSSGGSVNDAITLGRRFRGLKMRTTVGMTMRPSRANDRPRVVSEAYCESMCVFLLLAGTTRYVPDASHVRVHQIWMGDRADDAKAASYTAQDLMIVERDIGRLAKYTFDMGGAGDLLSLALNVPPWEDLHELSRTELRLTNLVTTDMVADVLPLKGTIPVAELAPKAAEKAKDKDKQQDRFPVALDKQLSRTAEALPPATVAATPQQ, encoded by the coding sequence TTGGGCGTGAGATTGCTGCGGTCGCGTGAATTGCGCTGGATGCTTCTCGGTGTTGCAGCGCTTGGGGCGGTGCTGGGGGGCACCATCACCACCTTGTCGAACACGGCGCGCGCCGGTGGCGCGCTCGAAGAGCGCAAGCTCCCGATGCGGTTTAGCTGGGTGGCCTGCGAGCCCAATTGCGGCTGGGTGAGCGCGGTCGGCATCGTCACCGGCGACAGTCCCAAGGATTTCGAGGATTTCGCCAGGGATCGCGATCTCGCAGGAACCACCCTCGTGCTCGACTCCAGCGGCGGCTCGGTCAATGACGCCATTACGCTCGGGCGCCGGTTCCGTGGCCTCAAGATGCGCACGACGGTCGGGATGACGATGCGGCCGAGCCGGGCCAACGACCGGCCGCGCGTGGTGTCCGAAGCCTATTGCGAGTCGATGTGCGTGTTCCTGCTGCTGGCTGGAACCACCCGCTATGTGCCCGATGCGTCGCATGTGCGGGTCCATCAGATCTGGATGGGGGACCGCGCCGACGACGCCAAGGCCGCCAGCTACACGGCGCAGGACCTGATGATCGTCGAGCGCGACATCGGCCGGCTGGCCAAATACACCTTCGACATGGGCGGAGCCGGGGATCTGCTGTCGCTGGCGCTGAACGTGCCGCCCTGGGAGGATCTGCACGAGCTGTCGCGCACCGAGTTGCGGCTGACCAATCTCGTGACCACGGACATGGTCGCGGACGTGCTGCCGCTGAAGGGCACGATTCCGGTCGCCGAGCTCGCGCCGAAGGCCGCGGAGAAGGCCAAGGACAAGGACAAGCAGCAGGACCGCTTCCCGGTGGCGCTCGACAAGCAACTGTCCCGCACCGCCGAAGCCCTTCCGCCGGCGACGGTCGCCGCCACGCCGCAGCAATAG
- the yidD gene encoding membrane protein insertion efficiency factor YidD, giving the protein MKHSCPHPRGHSAHMQPDSLLRIPRRGARALIWLYRHTLSPLVGYNCRHLPTCSVYADEAIETYGLWAGGWMTLARLLRCQPFGTSGIDNVPAEIPPRARWYLPWRYARWRGVNGPH; this is encoded by the coding sequence ATGAAGCACTCATGTCCTCATCCGCGCGGCCACTCGGCGCACATGCAGCCCGATTCGCTGTTGCGAATCCCCAGGCGCGGAGCGCGCGCTCTGATCTGGCTCTATCGCCACACGCTTTCGCCGCTGGTCGGCTACAATTGCCGCCATCTGCCGACGTGCTCGGTTTATGCCGATGAAGCAATCGAAACCTACGGGCTCTGGGCCGGCGGATGGATGACGCTGGCCCGCCTGTTGCGCTGCCAGCCCTTCGGCACCTCCGGCATCGACAACGTTCCGGCCGAGATTCCCCCGCGCGCCCGCTGGTACCTGCCGTGGCGCTATGCGCGCTGGCGTGGCGTCAACGGACCCCATTAG
- a CDS encoding APC family permease, producing the protein MAASEADDGTSAGRSGGAALASVSLPVATAIVIADMIGVGVFTSLGFQVKDIPSGFAILALWAVGGVVSVCGALSYAELGAMFPRSSGEYNFLTRAFHPAIGFMAGWVSSTVGFAAPVALAAMAFGEYGGAVLAGVPPLVLALGAVWVVTSVQLGGIRQSSRFQLLSTLLKLGLIVAFLIAGAAISVPQPVSFLPVAADIGYITSAAFATGLVFVMYAFSGWNAATYIIGELHAPEWTLPRALLAGTLIVLALYMALNAVFLLAAPMSELTGQLQVASIAGAHMFGETGGRFVAAMICAGLVPSIAAMMWIGPRVLMTMGEDIPSLAVFARRSRRGAPTYAVLFQLIVATAMLFTESFEAVLDLVQFSLLCCSFLAVLGLFWLRITRPDLDRPYRAWGYPITPLIFLSVTGFMMYYLVTTRPWQAALGALAMLSGLLIYWFAHARSQRTAATAVSGSE; encoded by the coding sequence ATGGCTGCATCCGAGGCGGACGATGGGACCTCGGCGGGCCGGTCAGGCGGCGCCGCGCTGGCGTCCGTGTCATTGCCGGTCGCGACCGCGATCGTGATTGCGGACATGATCGGCGTCGGCGTGTTCACGAGCCTGGGCTTTCAGGTCAAGGACATCCCGTCCGGCTTTGCCATTCTGGCGCTGTGGGCGGTGGGCGGCGTCGTCTCGGTCTGCGGGGCGCTGTCCTATGCCGAGCTCGGCGCGATGTTTCCGCGCTCGAGCGGCGAGTACAATTTCCTGACGCGCGCCTTCCACCCGGCGATCGGCTTCATGGCCGGCTGGGTGTCGTCGACGGTCGGGTTCGCGGCGCCGGTGGCGCTCGCGGCGATGGCGTTCGGCGAATATGGCGGAGCCGTTTTGGCCGGGGTCCCGCCGCTCGTGCTGGCCCTGGGCGCCGTCTGGGTGGTGACGTCGGTGCAGCTCGGCGGCATCCGCCAATCGAGCCGCTTCCAGCTGCTGTCGACCCTGCTGAAGCTCGGCCTGATCGTGGCGTTCCTGATTGCGGGCGCCGCCATCTCGGTGCCGCAACCGGTCTCGTTCCTGCCGGTCGCGGCCGACATCGGCTATATCACCAGCGCGGCATTTGCGACCGGCCTCGTGTTCGTGATGTACGCATTCTCGGGCTGGAACGCGGCGACCTACATCATCGGCGAGCTGCACGCGCCGGAGTGGACCTTGCCGCGCGCGCTGCTGGCGGGCACGCTGATCGTGCTCGCGCTCTACATGGCGCTGAATGCGGTGTTCCTCCTGGCGGCGCCGATGAGCGAGCTCACGGGCCAGCTCCAGGTCGCGAGCATCGCCGGTGCCCACATGTTCGGCGAGACGGGCGGGCGCTTCGTCGCGGCGATGATCTGTGCCGGGCTGGTTCCGTCGATCGCAGCGATGATGTGGATCGGCCCGCGCGTGCTGATGACCATGGGCGAGGACATTCCGTCGCTCGCGGTGTTCGCCCGTCGCTCGCGCCGGGGCGCGCCGACCTACGCCGTCCTGTTCCAGCTCATTGTCGCGACGGCAATGCTGTTCACGGAGAGTTTCGAGGCCGTGCTGGACCTGGTCCAGTTCTCGCTCTTGTGCTGCTCGTTCCTCGCGGTGCTCGGCCTGTTCTGGCTGCGCATCACCAGGCCCGATCTCGACCGCCCATACCGCGCCTGGGGCTATCCGATCACGCCATTGATCTTCCTCAGCGTGACCGGGTTCATGATGTACTATCTGGTCACCACGCGCCCCTGGCAGGCCGCGCTCGGCGCTTTGGCGATGCTCTCGGGATTGCTGATCTACTGGTTCGCACACGCGCGGTCGCAACGGACCGCCGCAACAGCCGTGTCGGGGTCGGAGTGA
- a CDS encoding MFS transporter, giving the protein MTSSQIPHRFAPTALMLGNIVTGCSVMAPAGMLPELASGFGIGVHTAGLLITFGAVLLCICSPLSAWLTSRFDRRLLLTATLLVLTLGNLASAFAPDYASLLTVRLLMLAVGALYTPQAAGMAALISPVDKRGSTMAYVFLGWSLAAAVGLPLITFIASHSGWWAAYLAVGAAGAVSFGLLTWRLPSGLKGAPVDLKTWTELGRNRMVLLLLLVTTLQMSGQFVIFTFMGPLLNKLTGADANQIGLVFAIYGACGFLGVVIATRIVDGWGAYRASLLFTCLLFAGITVWTAGAGVYSMMAVAVAIWGLGFASANSMQQVRLVAAAPPLASASVSLNTSVLYIGQAIGSAIGGGLFARDLLGATGYVAVAFVMLALLAILASRPRAPVAALA; this is encoded by the coding sequence ATGACGTCCAGCCAGATTCCCCATCGTTTCGCCCCGACCGCATTGATGCTCGGCAACATCGTCACCGGCTGTTCGGTGATGGCGCCCGCCGGCATGCTGCCCGAGCTCGCTTCGGGGTTCGGCATCGGCGTGCACACGGCCGGGCTTCTGATCACGTTCGGTGCGGTGTTGCTGTGCATCTGCTCGCCGCTGAGTGCCTGGCTCACCAGCCGCTTCGACCGCCGCCTGCTGCTGACGGCGACACTGCTGGTGCTCACGCTCGGCAATCTCGCATCCGCATTCGCGCCGGATTATGCGAGCCTGCTCACGGTCCGGCTGCTGATGCTGGCGGTCGGAGCGCTGTATACGCCGCAGGCGGCGGGCATGGCCGCGCTGATCAGCCCGGTGGACAAGCGCGGCAGCACCATGGCCTATGTGTTCCTCGGCTGGTCGCTGGCCGCGGCCGTTGGACTTCCGCTGATCACCTTCATCGCCAGCCATTCGGGCTGGTGGGCCGCCTATCTAGCCGTCGGCGCCGCCGGAGCGGTCAGCTTCGGACTGCTGACATGGCGGCTGCCCTCCGGGCTGAAGGGCGCACCGGTCGATCTGAAGACCTGGACCGAGCTCGGGCGCAACCGCATGGTGCTGCTGCTGCTCCTGGTCACGACCCTGCAGATGTCGGGACAGTTCGTGATCTTCACCTTCATGGGGCCGCTGCTGAACAAGCTGACCGGCGCGGATGCCAACCAGATCGGACTGGTGTTTGCGATCTACGGCGCCTGCGGTTTCCTCGGCGTCGTCATCGCCACCCGCATCGTCGACGGCTGGGGCGCCTATCGGGCCTCGCTGCTGTTCACCTGCCTGCTGTTCGCGGGGATCACGGTCTGGACGGCCGGCGCGGGCGTATATTCCATGATGGCGGTCGCAGTGGCGATCTGGGGGCTGGGATTTGCATCGGCCAACTCCATGCAGCAGGTCCGCCTGGTCGCGGCGGCGCCGCCATTGGCGTCGGCCTCGGTGTCGCTGAACACCTCGGTGCTCTATATCGGCCAGGCCATCGGTTCCGCGATCGGCGGTGGCCTGTTCGCGCGCGATCTGCTTGGCGCCACCGGATACGTCGCCGTCGCCTTCGTGATGCTGGCGCTGCTCGCCATCCTCGCCAGCCGTCCCCGGGCGCCGGTTGCGGCTTTGGCCTGA
- a CDS encoding COG3904 family protein, translated as MVLAIVLMVAPARGAVPPTAKPAVPARSVLQAKPALQAKPAQQAKPALQTRPALQANPAMAARPAPQVKPATELKPAGRAARRSPGIGEGIAPISFALVKGAPGACGPGCDGWIAAEGKIDNSAAARFRKFMKQIGERKLPIYFNSPGGNLEQALAIGTMLREKKAVVRIGRTTLRECGFEPQEGEACTRLKQSGRELHGEVWTRGAICNSACPYLILGAPSRDIAPDVTLAVHSPRVILNFTGGVPTREMRAQALQRAMERSDKMVLDYIAKLGADPGLLTVARSVPFESMRILTREEIARFALDRRDRVESPWMFEAASRGIAYKTILTRKDGEATFRTTRLQLVCFDQDRFELDVERNAVSTVGAGALSLAGGEVRLNFLSPPRRAGDRETWGVFLNASQMRALASADGAELRDALLNAARPNVATFPVAGDGLQSALKRLTDTCPPPKAVVHPSGAPVPWTEVPWPQASAQPAP; from the coding sequence ATGGTGCTCGCGATCGTGCTGATGGTCGCGCCAGCGCGTGGGGCGGTGCCGCCGACGGCGAAGCCCGCGGTGCCGGCGAGGTCCGTGCTCCAGGCCAAGCCTGCGCTGCAAGCCAAGCCCGCGCAGCAAGCCAAGCCTGCGTTGCAAACCAGGCCGGCACTGCAAGCCAATCCGGCGATGGCGGCCAGGCCCGCACCCCAGGTCAAGCCTGCCACGGAGCTCAAGCCTGCGGGCCGCGCGGCGCGGCGATCGCCGGGGATCGGCGAGGGCATCGCGCCGATCTCGTTTGCCCTCGTCAAGGGTGCGCCCGGCGCCTGCGGCCCTGGCTGCGACGGCTGGATTGCGGCCGAAGGCAAGATCGACAACAGCGCCGCGGCGCGCTTCCGCAAGTTCATGAAGCAGATCGGCGAGCGGAAGCTGCCGATCTACTTCAATTCGCCGGGCGGCAATCTCGAGCAGGCGCTCGCGATCGGCACCATGCTGCGCGAGAAGAAGGCCGTGGTCCGGATCGGACGGACCACGCTGCGCGAATGCGGCTTCGAGCCCCAGGAAGGCGAGGCCTGCACCAGGCTCAAGCAATCCGGGCGTGAGCTGCACGGCGAGGTCTGGACGCGCGGCGCGATATGCAATTCGGCCTGCCCCTATCTGATCCTCGGTGCGCCTTCGCGCGACATCGCCCCCGACGTGACGCTCGCGGTGCATTCGCCGCGCGTCATCCTGAACTTCACCGGCGGCGTGCCGACCCGTGAAATGCGGGCGCAGGCCCTGCAGCGGGCGATGGAACGCTCCGACAAGATGGTGCTCGATTATATCGCCAAGCTCGGGGCGGATCCGGGTCTGCTGACCGTGGCCCGGTCGGTGCCGTTCGAGAGCATGCGCATCCTGACGCGGGAGGAGATCGCGCGCTTTGCGCTCGATCGTCGCGACCGGGTCGAGAGCCCCTGGATGTTCGAGGCCGCCAGTCGCGGCATCGCCTACAAGACGATCCTGACGCGGAAGGATGGCGAGGCCACGTTCCGGACCACGCGCCTGCAGCTCGTCTGCTTCGACCAGGATCGCTTCGAGCTCGACGTCGAGCGCAACGCAGTGTCCACGGTGGGAGCGGGGGCTCTGTCGCTGGCGGGCGGCGAGGTCCGGCTCAACTTTCTTTCGCCGCCACGGCGGGCCGGCGACCGCGAGACCTGGGGTGTGTTCTTGAACGCAAGCCAGATGCGGGCGCTGGCCTCCGCTGACGGCGCCGAGCTGCGTGACGCGCTGTTGAATGCCGCGCGTCCCAACGTCGCGACCTTTCCGGTCGCAGGCGATGGTCTGCAGAGCGCGCTGAAGCGGCTGACGGACACCTGTCCGCCGCCGAAGGCCGTCGTCCATCCCTCAGGGGCGCCGGTGCCTTGGACCGAGGTTCCGTGGCCGCAGGCCTCGGCGCAGCCGGCGCCGTAA